The Chaetodon auriga isolate fChaAug3 chromosome 3, fChaAug3.hap1, whole genome shotgun sequence genome has a window encoding:
- the rabggta gene encoding geranylgeranyl transferase type-2 subunit alpha, which translates to MHGRVKIKSTAQQEEEKRKEREKKLKIYVAARDACFSKRKEGIWDDEALQLTQQLLSSNPDFATLWNYRREILMHLETVKDEDEVQKVYEAELSFLESCLKVNPKSYGSWHHRGWVSARLPRPDWARELSLCDRCLSLDDRNFHCWDYRRMVVKISGVPVDQELEFTDRLIGSNFSNYSSWHYRSTLLPLLHPESPEPPSPCREPPQSSPPPSPQTHSHRVCEEQLLKEYELVQNAFFTDPNDQSAWFYYRWLLGRAEREEMISCVYVCRDEERVAVAFSRPVNAQSVGLLLVLDGQPQRVEWRSVHPRFKHSPVWICDLPPGTISDITNEHNLTVHWTEKHTHRDCALYTGRTESWCRDSATDQELFRSELSVEKTSVLQSELQSCNQLQELEPLNKWCLLTIILLMRALDPLGYEKETLAHFQTLKEVDSMHSAYYSDLCSKFMIENTILKMEYAEVRVFSISDKNLTTLCHLDQLLLVTHINLSSNQLQRLPPQFAMLQCLEVLEADNNSIENLEGVYHLPKLEEVLLKNNKISTLADLQPLASCPKLKRLDLRGNPVTQTANIESELAELLPSVTDLLL; encoded by the exons aggaaggagggtaTTTGGGATGATGAGGCTCTCCAGCTGACCCAGCAGCTGCTATCATCCAATCCTGACTTTGCAACCCTGTGGAATTACAGACGAGAGATCCTAATGCACCTGGAGACTGTGAA GGACGAGGATGAAGTGCAAAAGGTTTACGAGGCCGAGCTCTCGTTTCTGGAGTCTTGCCTGAAGGTGAACCCAAAGTCCTACGGGAGCTGGCACCACCGAGGCTGGGTCTCCGCCCGCTTGCCTCGACCTGACTGGGCCAGAGAACTGAGCCTGTGCGATCGCTGCCTCAGCCTGGACGACCGCAACT TCCATTGCTGGGATTATCGCCGGATGGTCGTGAAGATCTCTGGTGTGCCCGTGGACCAGGAGTTGGAGTTCACTGATCGTCTTATTGGCTCCAACTTCTCCAACTACTCCAGCTGGCACTATCGCAGCACCTTATTGCCGCTGCTCCACCCGGAGTCTCCTGAACCCCCATCACCGTGCCGCGAGCCTCCCcagtcctctcctccaccttctccacaAACCCATTCTCATCGCGTCTGTGAGGAGCAACTCCTCAAAG aatatGAGCTCGTACAGAACGCTTTCTTCACTGACCCCAACGATCAGAGCGCTTGGTTCTACTATCGCTGGCTGCTCGGCAGAG CGGAGCGTGAGGAGATGATaagctgtgtgtatgtctgtcgGGATGAGGAGAGAGTGGCCGTCGCCTTCTCGAGGCCTGTTAAT GCGCAGTCTGTCGGCCTGCTGCTGGTGCTCGACGGGCAGCCCCAGAGAGTGGAGTGGAGGAGCGTCCACCCGCGTTTCAAACACAGCCCTGTGTGG ATCTGCGATCTCCCTCCTGGAACGATAAGCGACATCACAAATGAGCACAATCTGACCGTGCActggactgaaaaacacactcacagagactGTGCTCTGTACACAG GTCGAACTGAGAGCTGGTGTCGGGACTCTGCTACGGATCAGGAACTTTTCAG GAGTGAACTCTCAGTCGAGAAGACGTCAGTGTTACAGTCGGAGCTACAATCCTGCAACCAGCTGCAAGAACTGGAGCCGCTCAATAAGT GGTGCTTGCTGACCATTATCCTCCTGATGAGGGCGCTAGACCCTCTAGGATACGAGAAGGAGACGCTTGCTCATTTCCAAACACTGAAG GAAGTGGATTCCATGCACTCGGCGTATTACAGTGACCTGTGCAGCAAGTTTATGATTGAAAACACCATTCTGAAAATGGAGTACGCTGAAGTGCGCGTCTTCAGTATTTCCGACAAG aaCCTGACCACCTTATGCCACCTGGACCAGCTGTTACTGGTTACCCATATCAATCTGTCCTCTAATCAGCTGCAGCGGCTGCCTCCTCAGTTCGCCATGTTGCAGTGCCTGGAG GTATTGGAGGCTGATAACAACTCCATAGAAAACCTGGAAGGCGTGTATCACCTTCCCAAACTGGAGGAAGTCCTCTTGAAGAACAACA AAATCTCGACTTTGGCAGACCTTCAGCCGCTGGCCTCCTGCCCCAAGCTGAAGCGCCTTGATCTGCGTGGCAACCCCGTCACTCAGACGGCCAACATCGAGTCGGAGTTGGCCGAGCTGCTGCCCTCAGTCACGGACCTCCTGCTCTGA